The proteins below are encoded in one region of Helianthus annuus cultivar XRQ/B chromosome 2, HanXRQr2.0-SUNRISE, whole genome shotgun sequence:
- the LOC110902701 gene encoding protein TIC 40, chloroplastic: protein MMVNMMDNLALNVSSQNKLVSGFTANPRTDATTISNKPLFCPFKIPKRSGAIYKSKSSISTPRAINKLNDAKDCFARISSSSGQHSSSQAGSIMFWVGVGVALSPVFSSAASYLKKYAMTMIEKTDTQNNKSATATATATSPRAKQCKLTIVVPAGFEIEVTQANKSETSQGSSATSAVTVDVPPTKTKPIESNDDNESIKEPKKSGAKSNGVTVEALEKAIDDPTVLKMVYPNDMGGNPEWNNRVMDSFKDIDLDLNSPEVKEQFDQIGLNPEEVVSKIMANPEVAMAFQNPRVQAAIMDCSQNPMGIIKYQNDKEVMDLFDKISELFPGVTRAE from the exons ATGATGGTGAATATGATGGATAATCTAGCCCTTAATGTGTCTTCTCAAAATAAACTAGTTTCAGGGTTTACAGCAAACCCTCGTACTGATGCTACTACAATCTCCAACAAACCCTTGTTTTGCCCCTTTAAAATCCCCAAAAGAAGCGGTGCAATCTACAAGTCCAAATCTTCAATTTCAACCCCACGAGCAATCAACAAATTAAATG ATGCAAAGGATTGTTTTGCAAGAATCTCATCTTCCAGCGGTCAACATTCATCTTCACAAGC GGGTTCTATTATGTTCTGGGTCGGAGTTGGTGTTGCACTTTCTCCAGTTTTTTCATCG GCCGCATCATACTTAAAG AAATACGCAATGACCATGATAGAGAAAACGGACACACAAAATAACAAATCTGCCACTGCCACTGCCACTGCCACATCACCACGTGCTAAGCAATGTAAATTGACTATAGTTGTACCAGCTGGTTTCGAAATTGAGGTAACACAAGCTAACAAATCTGAAACCTCTCAAGGCTCATCTGCCACATCAGCAGTGACCGTAGATGTGCCTCCAACTAAAACAAAGCCCATAGAGTCTAACGATGACAATGAATCAATCAAAGAGCCAAAGAAATCTG GTGCAAAAAGTAATGGTGTGACGGTTGAAGCACTGGAGAAGGCGATAGATGATCCAACTGTACTAAAGATGGTCTATCC GAATGACATGGGGGGAAACCCTGAATGGAACAACCGCGTGATGGACTCGTTTAAGGATATTGATCTTGATCTTAACAGTCCAGAGGTCAAGGAGCAATTCG ATCAAATCGGGCTGAACCCAGAAGAAGTTGTATCTAAAATCATGGCGAATCCGGAAGTTGCTATGGCATTTCAAAACCCTAGAGTTCAAGCAGCCATCATGGAT TGTTCTCAGAACCCTATGGGCATCATCAAGTACCAAAATGACAAGGAG GTTATGGATTTGTTCGACAAGATATCAGAACTCTTTCCGGGGGTGACACGTGCAGAGTGA